The sequence CACCCAGGCAGCAACGAGAATCCAAAATGGCAAGAAAAAAAGTGCACCCCCTACATTACAATCTCACCCTTCCCAAGGTAAGGGGGAGTCCCTTTGACTCACCTGGACGCACTGAGGACAGCAGGTGGAGCTCACATTTTGACACCAACACAGCAGTGGATTGGAtttttcccccaccctccactccagTTTTCCCCTTGGTATGCTCATGACTGCCCCAGCTACGTTAAGTGCCAGAGGAGACCTGCTCAGGCATGATCAGCTCCCTCCACAGGCTAAACTAGCAGAGGAGCTGCTCTAGCTCCCCACATAGAGGGCAAGGAGTTTTGGGAGTCCAAGGTCACAAGTTGTACCCCCACATTGCATGTGCAATATGTTGACTGAGGTGTCTAAGCACAGGAATCAGTACATCTTCCTGATTGTGGAGCCCATCACCTACTTTCTGATGTGCGTGGAGCAGGGAAGTCCTATAGAGATTCCTGTTCCAAGTACACAGGCCCAGGAACAGTTCCATGGAGCTTGAAGCAAGCATCAccccccacctttccccccaAATCTCCGTACCTGTGCAGGTTATGACCACATCCACCTGGCGGATCACTTCATTGAGTTTCACCACCCGGAAGCCATCCATGCTGGCGAAAGGAAAAGGGCAGAGTGAGAAGATGGATTGTAGCACCCCCGCCTGCCTGCACAGCACAGCCTGGAAAGGTGAAGCCAGGAGGGAATGCAACAGACTAGCTAAAAATCTACCCTGATCAGGTAACATCAGAGTAGCAGGCTTCCCACCCATACCCTGAGTGCAGTAACTGCAAGATGGACAATGTGCAAAGGGGCCTGTGTGAAAGCTTGTGGTTGTGAATGCCATGGCTAGTGAGAGAGAACTGGGAGTGCACACCCAACATGGCATCAAGAGGATTATGGAGTCCCATGCCATTCTTCTATCTTAGCTAATGTTAAGGCATCTAGGTCTCTAAGTCCAGTTGGCTGTCCTGGGCCAAGGATACATGCACTCAAATGGTAGCACAAATGATGGAAGGTCCCCGAGAGACATATACTTTCTCATGAGACTAGCCATGGGTTATGAGGTTCCGGGTGGAGGAAGGATCTTCCTGAGCAGCCTGACTTCAAGTCAGCCCTCCGATGAAGCTCAAAGACCAGACAGACAGTAAAGGAACAGGGGCTCCACTCAGCAGCATTTAATACTTCATCTCTTACCAGGCTTGGAGAGCACAGATGGGGTCAATCTCTGTGATGTTGACTATGGCTCCAAGGGCTTTCAGAGCTGCGCAACATCCCTTCCCAACCTGCAATGCAATGAAGAGCCTCCAGACACAGGGCCCAGTAGGTCCCCATGGACGAGCTGCACCTGTTTGTTTACACCGATGGCAGTGCTACGAGCAAGAGTCTCATCGCAGACATCTGCCTAATGCCAAGGTTCAGGAGCAGGAATGGGCTGCATCAGCTTTACAGTATGCATGGCAACAGGCACTTGGCCCCTCACAGCCCAGTCTTCCCCTCCCAGAAGTGTCATTCCAAGATCACCTGCTTGGCATTCATGGCCTGGGCATAACATCCAGCAGGTACAAGGGTTCAGAGAGGAGAGATCACAGCTAACTTctctttttcaaataaataaacacaGACCTAGGCCGGGATTAACCTCCAACTGCACTTTTTTAAAGAAGAGAACATGGGTATGTTCATAGCTTTGTAACAGACCCCCCCATTTTATTTAGCACATGTATGGGATAGTCAGTATGGCCCCATAGTTCAGCTTCTGGCATCTCATATTTAATATGGCAAAGCCACCCTGAgggactacagcccccagcatgcaatgctgcaGCTTGCTCCGAGCAGACAGGCAAATTACATGCAACCCTCGAGTCCCTGGCAGATTGCCAacacagccttttggttgggcaaAGTTTGGGCTCCTTTGGTGTATAAACAAATTAGTACGCATATTCCTGGGGAGAAGAGCATTTACTGCTACCGCCAGGGCCTCCACTGCAGTGGACTCAGCTTGTaaggtaaacacacacacacacagcatgtgaACGGGGCAAGGTGTCAGATCCCTGCTTTGTGCCGGCTCTTCCAGAAGGATTTACAAGCAAGATGCACGACCCACCCGCCCCATAAACGTACATCCAGGAATTCTGTAGACATCAGGGAGTTTCAAACCACTCAACAAGAGAATCACTTCATTATAACAGACCTGCTTTATATAGCCAAGATATAGCAGTGTGGGATGCAGTCAGTCCAGAGCTCCATTCCACACCAATCCAATCACCATTACCCCTATAGTTCTGACACTGGCATGCAAGAGCGTTACCAGCAACGCCTGTGTTGAAATAGCAATTCAGGCAAATCTCCAAGCAAGCTGGGAAACAGAGAAACTTTGTATACAATGTCTCAGCAGCTTCTAGCAAGGCTTTCCTGCACAAGCACGACAGAGTGGGCATCCATCTTCCCATGATTTGAAAACAATTTCCTCCAGGATCAGCAGTCAGCCATGCACTGACATAGGGAAAACTGTCTAGAGAGACACTATTTCCTTCTATTATGTATGAACTCTTTCTAATGCTCCTACTCTTAGCAAGGGTAAGAGGTCATTGCTAGTCAAAGACAGATAATGAACACTAGGGAAAGGATGGGTCTTGCCTATGCATCAGGGAGAGATGCTGCCTCATGTTCATACATGGAACTCACCTCACCATAGCCACACACTACCACTTGCTTCCCTCCGAACATCACGTCTGTGGTCCTTTTTAGGCTACAAGACAGAAACAGACCTGTGTTGGGATTAGTCAGTCTCCGAGTGTTCCAGACAGAGCAGTCTGCATCGGGTGATACTCCAAAGCGACAGCCCATCATGTGACCAGACACTGCAACATTCAACTAGGACACGACAGAGTCTGATTTAAACGCCACTGAAGCCAGAGAAAGACCAATCTATCAGCACAAGTTAAAGGAAGGGAATGGCTGTGTATCCTGAAGGATCAGACTCACCCATCCAAGATGGACTCTCTGCAACAGTACAGGTTATCGAATTTCTGTTTGGTGACAGAGTCGTTGACATTCATGGCTGGGACACACAATTTCCCAGCCTTGGACAGCTGGTACAGCCTGCAGGGAGAAAGGACACTTCAGAAACCGTTCCATTAGACAAACTAGAGATCTGCACACAGCAAAGCAAACGGGTTCCAAATTAACACCATGCCCCCGAGAAAGATGGGACCACTGTAACCTCCTAGCCTAGCACTAGTGATGGGGAGCTGGCAGCCCAGGATGCAAACTGCCACAGAACACACAGATCCACAGCTGCTCAGGCTCTCAGGACAGATGCAATCCAGGGCCAAACATGTACAGCAGAGGAAGTGACTGCAGAGCTAAAGCATGCACCTTGACATCAGAGCCTAAGGCTCTTTATGATTTTCTGTCATTTCCTGGAGGCAATCATAGTGCATGTGTGAACAGTAAGGGTCAGGGAAACCTGAAGGCCTTACCTACATAATCAGAAAAAGTACATTGACTGCTAGTCTCTTCTAGCTACCATGCCAGAGCAGATACCATGGAGAATAAAatcagcagcagctgcctgccaTGAACAAGAGAGTGGTGAAAGGGCTAGATTCTGGCTGCCCTTGGGTCCATTACCTGTGCACACCAGTCACACTTTCCTCTACGATGCCACGGATCTTCTTAAAAACATTGGGATATTTCTTATAAACCCAGTGGGTCAGATCTCCACCATCATCCAGGATCTATGGAACAAGCAGAGAAAAGCAAAGGACATTCAGTCCTTCCACTGCCAGCAAGCCAGGGCACTGGCAGCTACAGAAAAGCCCCATTAAAATAGAATTTCTGCTccggggttctattcccaggtgtGAGACTTGTATGGTTCTGAGCATGTAACTTGActctgtttcccctctgtaaaatgggataactaCTGACTCACAGGGGGACTGGAAGGGTTGCTTGTATACCACTTCCAATCTTTGGCCTGAGAGGCATTAATAGTATCTAAACATTGCACATGCTCACACAGGAGCCGAGAAGTCTATGCCCAACTCAAAAAGTAACCATCCCAGGGGAAAGGCTTAGACACAGCTTTGCTATCGGGCTTGTTTCCTAGGTGAGGGAGGAAGACAGatcccagtcagggagcagatCCCAAGAAACTGGACAGGCCACCCCTATGAACTGCATGCGAGTTTTATAGGACCCACAAGCATGGCTCTTCCAGGATGTACTGCTGAGCTACGGACCACAGGGCCTGGTTTGAACTCCAGTCACGGAGTTAAATCAGACTATTTGGGCGTGGCTTAGACCCCAATACATATAATATCTATAGGCCTCTTGAGACTTCTGTCTAGTCATACACCATGCaagtctcctctcctccccacagacAGTTCACCTTGGCTGTCTAGCCATAGGCTCTAAAACACAGCATGAGAAGCTCACAATCTCTGCAAACTCCCCTTCCTGACCAGCATTCAGCCCCGTTCAATGCAGAGACAGAAAAACGCTCCACTGATACACCCAGGGACTGGTCGTACAAGAGGACGACTGGACAGTGAAAACCACAAGGTAATCTAATATATTTTCCATTAACAACAGCTCTTGGAAACCAAAGtagtgctctgggggaggaggccAGGCAGTGGAATACTCTGTATGGGAGGAGCAGAGGAAAGGCTGGGAAATCCTCCCATTACCATGTTGGCCTGCCAACCATCCATGTTAACACAACGGTCAATACACCACCAGAAATCATCCTCCGACTCCCCCTTCCAGGCAAACACAGCAACACCTGGGGAGGAGACAAATAAAGACATTTGCTGCTGCTCTGTTGGGAGGGAGCTGAACGAGGCCGGCAGACACCGCAGCCCGGGCCTAACACATGCGAGATGGTTCCTATGCTGCTGAACCCCGCGCCGGCTCCCTAAGTCTACACTAACATTGCTGAGAACAGGTGCAGCTGAACAGAGGTGAAGAGCAAGCTCAGTCAAGGGCAAGCCAGTGGTATAAACTTGCCCTGAGCTCTTGGACCATGTTCCAGTGCACTGTTGAATAACTGTTGTCTCCCACCCCAGAAATGACTGCACTGACGTGGTGGATGAAGCGTGATTCCTACACCCAGTCTGCAAAGCGGTTTGGGATTCCTTGAAAGGCACCAGAGAAATGTATGATGAAGTAAAAGCAACCGCCTCTGGCTTGCCAACTAATTTGGAATAGGCAGGAGCAGAGATGGCACTGCTAAGCTGTCCAGAGTATCCAAACTCGCCCTTTGTTTAGGGGTAATCTAGTCACGCCTAAGTAGTCCTGGAGCTCTGTGAACTCCCTGGAATGTTTCTCCAGACGGGGCTGAGAAGTGGCAATCAGGAGTCTGGGTGAGCATGGTATTTACAAAAACACTGGCAGCGCAATGCGAAACCGGCGTAAGTTGCGCTTATAtctctcccctcctgctgctcacacAGTACTCACCAGCCTCAGCTAAGGCAGCAGCCACCTCGTTCTGAGTGGAATAGATGTTGCAAGCAGACCAGCGGCACTGAGCCCCCAGCGCACACAGCGTCTCAATTAACACCTGGAGAGAGGCAAACCCACAGTCAGCCCAAGAGGAAGCTGTAATGGCCGTCTGGATTTAGGGAACTCCAGCACAGAGCAGGAAGGGAACAGTGTTACTCAACCATAGACTATTTGCACTGAAGAATGGAAACATCTGCTGATTGGGCTCCTGGAGCAGCCATATTGGAAAATGCAGCTGCAGGGCAGTTACACACACCCCTCTAGGAAGTGTGAAAATGGGGACAACTTGCTCATGTGTGTTTATGCAATATTGAAACACTTCCTCGTATTCCCCCAGGGCTGAGAAAGTTCCCAAGACTATCCGCACAGATAACAGAGAACAGGAAAAGCCAGTCTctgttcttcctcctcccctccacccacaaAGCCCTGAGCCCAAGGAGTACTCACCGCAGTCTGTGCTGTAATGTGTGTACAGCCCACTATTTTAGCTCCAGCCAAAGGTTTCTCTCCCTGGGCCCGTTTCCTGAGTGAAATCAGAGCAGACATGTCTGTGAAAGGAACAGAGGGTTTTTAACGAGGTCTCTGTCCACCAGTGGTTATTCCCCACACAGGCCTCTTTGCCAGGACACCAGGCcagctcctgcacccctaccTGTCCATCTAGTCAGACTGGTACATACCCAGGAACAGAGTGGGGCATTTTAAAGCAAGTATTTAAGGTAAGAGCATATTATAATACATTCCTTCCTCCCAAGACGGTCATCCTGCAAGCACCTttacaatgggaatttttccattttctgtggCTTGGACAATGCGTGGGTGGGTAGAGTTTGAAGGCACATCCTTAATCATTCCCTGAACCAGCCAAGCTCCATCAAATCCCACTTTAAAATACAAGTCACACTTTTCATGAAATCTAACGAAATGAGCCTGCTGGTGCCACCAGTTTTTCTttctggaaagtgctttgagatcttcacatGTCGAACTTCCCCATCAAAATCCATCAGAACATTCCTGCTGCTCACCAGACTGGTTACTTAAAACCCTGCATGGCTTGTCACTAACACACCACCTGTCGGAGGAGTTCAGTTCTTTCCTACATGGCTTGTTGATGCCTCAAGGAGAACATCAAGATATTTGCTGACCATAACTGGAGGTTTCAGGATATACCCTGTTTTGGTTTATGGTACCAACCAGGAATACAGCCCAATTGGCTCGGAAGACATCCCGTTACCTTGTTCAGCTATCTCAATCTCCCGGCGCCCAAACTCTGCCTGCTTGATGTTCTTCACACAGAAGTTGCTGCTGCCCTTGGAGTTGGTTTGCTGTTTCTCTCGTGGGGAGACCTCATCATCAGAACTGTCTGTGTAGGATGCAGCTAAACCAGGAAAGAAACACAACATGAGACTCTCAGAGGCTCAACAGGCCAATTACCTTCTACCAGCTGCgtttttagtcagtttcacttcctgtctGTCATGAGCTAGCACAAGGCTGCAATGTCTATGTTGCCAACACTGCAAGGGAAAACAAACGTCTAACAAGAATTTTGCATTTAAATTCTCTAATTTCTTAAAGACAGCTCTGTTAACAAGTTAATCATTCATGAGTGTAAATGCCAACATGGACAAGGTGGTTTTACGATTTAGCAGAACATGAAATGTTCTATAAGTGGATTTGCTTTGTTAAGATTTTCAAAACGCCTTGAAAATGGTCAAAACAATTTTAAAGGGGTTGTTTTGAGTTGTGAGAAGAAGGAAGCCCATAAAGTCTCTAACCCAGGAATAGATTGGCTTTAATTGCACGTTAGACAAGAGAAATGTTCTTGTTTTCAGGATGTCTGGTTTCATTGCAAAGCCCACTCCAACAGCGAAGGTAAGGACCACTCAAAGAGTTCAGGATGTAATAGAATGCGGACAGACTTGTCAGTTTCAGGTGTTCGCACGGGCTTTTGAGTCAGCACCTGGGGAAGAGAAGCCTTGGCAAGACAAAAGCCTTTCTGGCTTAGTGAAGAAACGTGACCAGTATCCAAGCTGGAGGCAATTCCCAGAATTATTTGCAtactgcaccccaccccacaccccgctGAGTGCTTCCAATTCCAGATGGGAGGGACTGTAGCAGGGAAACCAGAGCGAGGCTAGGCCCACACTTACCAGAGCTGTAGCTGTCAGTGGAAGATTGCGAGATGGAGCGAGACAAGGACCTGCGGCCAGTCTTGGTTGGGAACTTGCTGAACTCCTGCATGTCATCCGCAAACTGGATTTGCTGAGAAGTGCAAAGGAGTAAGAGCTAACAACAGAAATTCGCAGGAAACGCTCTAGTGACTCATTCTGCTCTGCCCATGGGCTCCCTTCTTTGTCCCCACTGCTGCAGTAACAAACGAGCATTACACAATGTTCCCTTACCAGAGCTAACAGCTCTGCCTCCCAAGGAACCAAAGTCACACTTTGCTCAAGAATGGCTATTCTCTCTTCAGTCATTTCTGTCAGCAGCAGGTTAATGCCGATTAGTCACCCGATACCCCAGGTTAAGCAAGGATCCAGCATACGGCCCTGCACACCTTGAAACATCTCTTTGAACCCTTCCCAGGCTCCCTGAGACCCAAACCGAGAATGGTTAGAGTAATCCTTCAAACACAGAACACGGGGGGATCATCCCTTATCGGCAAACCCGCTGGTGACAAAAGCACAGGTGTCACTCGTACAGCAGATTACGCATTGAAACTAAAGCGTCACACTGTGCACTGATTTGGTTAGCCTGGGTAGCAAGTGAAGATGCAATGGCAAGAGTCAGGGTAGAAGTGTGAACAGGGCCTCAAAAGACATTTACCCCAGGGGGGAAGAAGCATCCCGTGGACTAAAAACACTGCAAGCCCCAAAATTATATTAAAGGAGGACCTGGCACACCAGGGTAAAAGCTGAAAAGTAAGAACATTTCAACAAAAAGCAGTTGACATTGTATTAATGTTCAGTTTCCTCTGCTATTATTACAGATGTTTCAATTGTAATCAGAGCTCTTAGCTGGCCTCTCCTTCCACTTCATCCAGCAGCGAGACTCAGTTCAGGACTCTATTGCCTGCTCTCTCTCATAAAATCCTAGTATGAGAGGAAAACGAAAGTGCCAGGGTTAGTCCCAAACTGCTTCAGAATTCAGCTTTTGGAACTGTATGATCAGAGTGAGAACATTCTTGCTCTCTACCTTGAGTGGTGATAAGGAAGATGTGAAAGGGAAACAAGTGCAAGTTTTGGGCACAGTATTTGAAAATCTCTTCCCCAGAACCTCTTTAAATGGGAAATAAAACTGGCTTTGAAAAGTCAGTAAATACTGGTTTGCTTTTGCAACCTACAGAAGTGGAGCACAGAGTCCCATATATGATGATAAACCCCACAAAGCGTTCCCTGGTCCTGTTTGACCCCTTCATTGATTGTGAGGCAATGTGATTTAATTGTACCTCTTAGCAGGGATGAAATATCATCCTGAGTGCAGATTAACAAAGCCCCCCACTGAGCCAGGGTGCAGCACAGTTAGAAGAGAGTCctgaagaaaatattaaaaagtcaAGACAGGTGGTATTAGGGGGGTTCTACACAGCAAACTAGACCTGCAAAACCATTAAAACCAAAAGCTTCCTTGGATGCTTTCAGAAGCAGGGAGGTACAAACTGAGATGGACCTCAGGGGTGGGGAAGAACAAATGTTTAATCCAAGGTGACCCACCCCAAGGAGAACTTGTCCACCCACTGAGCCCAAATACACAATGGGAGTAACACTATCACAGCCCTTCAGGCCAGTGAGCAGCTGTGTTGCTCCAACCAGAGAAATCCTGCAGGAAGCACTGCTAAAAACCAAGTGTACAACAATTTTGGTCTGTTTGCAGCCAGATTCCAAGGGGATAGGCATCTTacgtgctcagataccacagtgatgggcatggtataagaatatgaacagaacagaaatagCTAAGATAAACAGTAGCAAGGGTGCATGTTGTTGCAGGTTGCGTGAATAAGAGTTGCAGCTGAAGTGTTTGTACCAGGGCCAACATGAAGGGACTTTCCCTGGGGGGGGGCCTTGGTTGAAAAGGATTTTAATCTGACTCAATATATCTGAACATCCCACTCTCAGTAAGTGGGAATACAGGAAGAGCATAACAAGGACAAACACCTGCAAGGCTTGTTTTCCCAGCTTGAGAGATTATCCCtactttacagatagggaactgaggcagagaagttaagtaatatgaaagaaataaaatattgtgaGGCGCTACAGTAACGGGGGACAGATTGCTCAGTCTGCACTGTCACTGTCATACAGGAGACACTTGAGCAATTTATTTGCCATCATTACTCAACTGCCAGGCTTACTGCGCTGTCCGGGACTGTAATTTACAATGAATGGGATTTGAAGCAGTGAAAGAACCTTGTGATAAGATTCTTGAAAATGACATCGACCCTCAAGTAGGTACAGTTACTTTAGGATGCCTTCTTGGGAACAAGTTCTAATCAATGACCGCACAAGAACAGTAATGGTTAAACATGGCTGTGGCTAAACCATGTCATACCAGTTTATTCTTGTCAGTATGGACAGAGACATCATAATCAAATTCAAGGCTAAAACTTGGTTCCTTCTAAGAGGATGCAGGTTCTTTTGGGGTGACTGGAGGAAGATTGTTGAATCATTAGGCCCTATAGTGTGTTTACATCAGGGATTTTCGCCAATAGTTTTCTGTCACTACCACTGTGGGCTGTATTGTGGTAGCAAGAGCAGGAGCATTCGTGAAGAGAGGGCTCCTTTGGCCACTGGAGTTTTAATCACCATTGTCCAGAGCCACTCAGCCCAACATCTAAGTGACTATTTAAAATGCTAGTGGACACCAGCAAGTCATCTACAGTCTGGCTCCCACTGCTACTACCCGAGTAGAGTTGAACCTGTGCTAGCAATGGTGGGAATTGGACAACAAAAGCTCACTCCTTACCAAGGTTGAACCATGGCGGTTTTCTCCACACAAGCAGGGAAAACAATTTGGCCACCATTAAGTTATACAAACATATTCAGCATGGTAGTTTTTACAGCCAGGGCTTTCAGACTAGTAGACAGGGCTTACATTTACCACATGAAGTGTGTGACACCTCCGTTTGTCCATAACAGACAAGGGCTCAAGGCAAAGTAAtagctagagccctgcaaatccgtggaccatttttgcagatcgcagatggatgaagaactaaattttatatctaagggctggtctacattgcggggaggggggggggaaatcgatctaagatacgcaacttcagctatgtgaatggagtagctgaagtcgaagtatcttagatcgatttaccttgggtcctcacggtgtgggatcgacggccgcggctcccccgtcgactccgctactgccggtcgctccggtggagttccggagtcgatgttgagcgcgttcagggatcaatatatcgcgtcttaacgagacacgatatatcgatccccgataaatcgatagTTACCCACCCATATgcaggtagtctggacataccctaaagccctgcaaatctgtggatgcTGATATCTGTGGATCGGACACAGGAACAAATTtggtatccacacagggctctagtAACAGCCATTTCAAACTTCCATGCTATGTTCTTGTAATTTACCTTGACACTGCTCTTCATAATAAGTGCTAACTTTTAAGAAAGAACCCTCAGGCTAGTGAAACAGTAGTACTGGCATCCAGAAACCAGAGCACAACCCACTTGCACTAGAAGCAGATTAAGACAATCTTAGACCCAACCAAGGCGGCTGTATGTTTTAAAGCTGTGATTGCAGAAAGTAACTTTTTTTAGCTTGCTTTTCCTTATCAGGATTGTTGCAGTTTGGTATGTCCTCGAGTCTGGATTTACCAGCAGACATCATGTGACATGCGTGCAGCAGGATGAATTTGGTTTACTGGAGTAGTTAAATATAGTTTACACAGTTTGCTTTTGCAGTTATCTTACACTGATTTATTTTAGGTGGAAAATAATAAAGAGGCCATCACAACAGCAATGTCCTAGAATATCTGGTTACTGACAGATAAAGAACAAACAGGTAGAGTTAGTGTACTCTATGTGCAGCTCAGGAGCTGGCAGGCTGACAATCAGATGTTAAAGAATGCACTAAATTTTCAATCCAGGACCAGTTTGTTGGACTCTGTTCATGGCCTGTTGCCTGCAACAATCTTCCTCAAAGAAGGTGTGGGGTTTTTCAAGCTGATTGGAGGGGGAACTCATACACAACATTACTGACTTATCTTTAGGGAGAAAGATTAGCAGCTTTAAAAATGCTAGCTCCCACTTCCCACAAGAATTTAAAaccaagatgggaggggggtGCCCTCCAAAGCAACTGCAGACATTAAAACAGCTTAAAATGTTAGTTTGAGAATGTTCTTAGACTGAGTTAAAGGCGGGAGAGGCTTTCAGGGCTAGGAACATGGGAGGAGAAAAGCATATACATGTACTTTGTGAAAAGAGCAGGTAACTGCTTCATTTCATCAGTGCCTGGCATATGCTTGGGCCATTGCTTCTGAAGCTCTCATCCCCAAAATCATCCAAGTTCACTGTAACTATGGCATGGTCATCAACAGAGTCATGGGAAAAGCCTCTTTCTAGTCCAAAGTGATTTCAAATTAAACCCTCCTCCACATGAATATTCTCTTGAAAAAAGCTTGTTTGGGATTTGACCAG is a genomic window of Malaclemys terrapin pileata isolate rMalTer1 chromosome 4, rMalTer1.hap1, whole genome shotgun sequence containing:
- the AHCYL1 gene encoding S-adenosylhomocysteine hydrolase-like protein 1 isoform X3, whose amino-acid sequence is MQEFSKFPTKTGRRSLSRSISQSSTDSYSSAASYTDSSDDEVSPREKQQTNSKGSSNFCVKNIKQAEFGRREIEIAEQDMSALISLRKRAQGEKPLAGAKIVGCTHITAQTAVLIETLCALGAQCRWSACNIYSTQNEVAAALAEAGVAVFAWKGESEDDFWWCIDRCVNMDGWQANMILDDGGDLTHWVYKKYPNVFKKIRGIVEESVTGVHRLYQLSKAGKLCVPAMNVNDSVTKQKFDNLYCCRESILDGLKRTTDVMFGGKQVVVCGYGEVGKGCCAALKALGAIVNITEIDPICALQACMDGFRVVKLNEVIRQVDVVITCTGNKNVVTREHLDRMKNSCIVCNMGHSNTEIDVTSLRTPELTWERVRSQVDHVIWPDGKRVVLLAEGRLLNLSCSTVPTFVLSITATTQALALIELYNAPEGRYKQDVYLLPKKMDEYVASLHLPSFDAHLTELTDDQAKYLGLNKNGPFKPNYYRY
- the AHCYL1 gene encoding S-adenosylhomocysteine hydrolase-like protein 1 isoform X2, which produces MSVPDSAVGDEMKQAKEIEDAEKYSFMATVTKAPKKQIQFADDMQEFSKFPTKTGRRSLSRSISQSSTDSYSSAASYTDSSDDEVSPREKQQTNSKGSSNFCVKNIKQAEFGRREIEIAEQDMSALISLRKRAQGEKPLAGAKIVGCTHITAQTAVLIETLCALGAQCRWSACNIYSTQNEVAAALAEAGVAVFAWKGESEDDFWWCIDRCVNMDGWQANMILDDGGDLTHWVYKKYPNVFKKIRGIVEESVTGVHRLYQLSKAGKLCVPAMNVNDSVTKQKFDNLYCCRESILDGLKRTTDVMFGGKQVVVCGYGEVGKGCCAALKALGAIVNITEIDPICALQACMDGFRVVKLNEVIRQVDVVITCTGNKNVVTREHLDRMKNSCIVCNMGHSNTEIDVTSLRTPELTWERVRSQVDHVIWPDGKRVVLLAEGRLLNLSCSTVPTFVLSITATTQALALIELYNAPEGRYKQDVYLLPKKMDEYVASLHLPSFDAHLTELTDDQAKYLGLNKNGPFKPNYYR
- the AHCYL1 gene encoding S-adenosylhomocysteine hydrolase-like protein 1 isoform X1; amino-acid sequence: MSVPDSAVGDEMKQAKEIEDAEKYSFMATVTKAPKKQIQFADDMQEFSKFPTKTGRRSLSRSISQSSTDSYSSAASYTDSSDDEVSPREKQQTNSKGSSNFCVKNIKQAEFGRREIEIAEQDMSALISLRKRAQGEKPLAGAKIVGCTHITAQTAVLIETLCALGAQCRWSACNIYSTQNEVAAALAEAGVAVFAWKGESEDDFWWCIDRCVNMDGWQANMILDDGGDLTHWVYKKYPNVFKKIRGIVEESVTGVHRLYQLSKAGKLCVPAMNVNDSVTKQKFDNLYCCRESILDGLKRTTDVMFGGKQVVVCGYGEVGKGCCAALKALGAIVNITEIDPICALQACMDGFRVVKLNEVIRQVDVVITCTGNKNVVTREHLDRMKNSCIVCNMGHSNTEIDVTSLRTPELTWERVRSQVDHVIWPDGKRVVLLAEGRLLNLSCSTVPTFVLSITATTQALALIELYNAPEGRYKQDVYLLPKKMDEYVASLHLPSFDAHLTELTDDQAKYLGLNKNGPFKPNYYRY